The following coding sequences lie in one Oncorhynchus kisutch isolate 150728-3 linkage group LG17, Okis_V2, whole genome shotgun sequence genomic window:
- the LOC109907425 gene encoding protein rapunzel-like, protein MADAGQIRKTAVKVLGCVEKVSSFASSINPLFGIVSSLVGVVRIGLVGDEAHALDKDFQVVHGKLESISAKNRQCLRQIRVDEVNETFGKYEEYIKHQYAAFSSMVALVRKDPEGARRHMANFEWVYERDKSDLSLDVYYRGVMGTGSVFGRPLLKVYLEHCNGDRRVMEHWCSQVGHLFHIGLIALMAYTAVTEDDEDEVREKWTKRVEDIQAKMQEVLSQCKE, encoded by the coding sequence ATGGCTGATGCCGGGCAAATCAGAAAGACAGCGGTCAAGGTGCTGGGCTGCGTGGAGAAAGTATCCTCTTTCGCCTCGTCCATCAACCCCCTCTTCGGCATCGTCTCCTCCCTGGTGGGGGTGGTGCGCATAGGCCTGGTGGGAGATGAGGCGCACGCCCTGGACAAGGACTTCCAGGTGGTGCACGGCAAGCTGGAGAGCATCTCTGCGAAGAACCGCCAGTGCCTGCGGCAGATTCGTGTGGACGAGGTCAATGAGACATTTGGTAAGTACGAGGAGTACATCAAGCACCAGTACGCCGCCTTCAGCTCCATGGTGGCGTTGGTGAGGAAGGACCCAGAGGGAGCGCGGCGCCACATGGCCAACTTCGAGTGGGTCTATGAGAGGGACAAGAGCGACCTGAGCCTGGACGTGTACTACCGGGGAGTAATGGGCACCGGGTCGGTGTTCGGAAGGCCCCTGCTGAAGGTGTACCTGGAGCACTGCAACGGAGACCGCAGGGTCATGGAGCACTGGTGCTCCCAGGTGGGACACCTGTTCCACATCGGCCTGATCGCCCTCATGGCCTACACAGCGGTGACAGAGGACGACGAGGACGAGGTGCGAGAGAAGTGGACCAAGCGTGTGGAGGACATCCAAGCCAAGATGCAGGAGGTTTTGAGTCAGTGCAAAGAGTAG
- the LOC109907427 gene encoding krev interaction trapped protein 1 yields MGNQDNLEDVFVAVIRPKNQVSLSSKDYRAKAYEILLIEVPLEGKEKKRKKVLLATKIQASGDTARSILDYVDEMTKPISNNQGFIGKRVVHMRKFPLDVDKEGKEVSLFIVPVNVKDNSKPIYSPGSPSFYCLQDIIRVCSETSAHFSPITSKMLLALDKWLAEQHTMPHAVPALFRPTPADRVKTNVSNPAYIREGKPSDGGLHMGYTALEIKSKMLSLEKADMCIQNPLYGSDLQYTNRVDKVIINPYFGLGAPDYSKIQIPKREKWQHGSNSVTEDKERQWVDDFPLHRSACEGDTELLTKLLESGFSVKQLDSDHWAPIHYACWYGKVEATKLLLEKGNCNPNLLNGQLSSPLHFAAGGGHSQIVQILLQHPEIDRHIEDQQKRSPMQICEENKQNEWEETVKLLQQANNKPYEKVRIYRMDGSYRSVELKHGNNTSVQQIMEGMRLSKDTQQYFTIWICSENLNLQLKPYHKPLQHLRIWTEIVTDLTVLDPQRENPQLFLRRDVRLPLDIEKKIEDPLSILILFDEARHCLLKGFFPSPDSKLITLASLLLQIIYGNYESKKHKQGFLNEENLKSIVPISKVKSKAHHWTNRILHEYKNLSMSEGVSKEMHHLQRLFLQNCWDIPTYGAAFFTGQVFTKASSSNHKVIRVFVGVNTKGLHLMNMETKVLLISLEYGSFMWQLGHADQYFQIHSLENKMNFIVHTKQAGLIVKLLMKLSGQMTPNDRSLTDKYAYG; encoded by the exons ATGGGCAACCAAGACAACTTGGAAGATGTGTTTGTTGCTGTCATTCGTCCAAAGAATCAAGTCAGTCTGAGCTCTAAGGACTATCGGGCTAAAGCCTATGAG ATCCTGTTGATAGAAGTTCCTTTGGAAGGAAAAGAGAAGAAACGGAAGAAAGTCTTACTGGCGACCAAAATCCAAGCGAGTGGGGACACAGCCAGATCCATTTTGGATTATGTAGACGAAATGACTAAACCCATATCTAACAACCAGGGTTTTATTG GAAAACGTGTGGTGCACATGAGGAAATTCCCTCTCGATGTTGACAAAGAAGGGAAAGAGGTCTCCCTCTTTATTGTGCCAGTCAATGTCAAAG ATAACAGCAAGCctatctacagccctggtagcCCCAGTTTTTACTGCCTGCAGGATATCATACGCGTGTGTAGCGAGACCAGTGCACACTTCTCCCCCATCACCTCAAAGATGCTCCTGGCCTTGGACAA GTGGCTGGCAGAGCAGCACACCATGCCTCACGCCGTTCCAGCTCTGTTCCGGCCCACGCCGgcagaccgagtcaagaccaacGTGAGTAACCCTGCCTACATCAGAGAGGGCAAACCCAGTGATGGGGGTTTGCACATGGGTTACACTGCCTTGGAGATCAAGAGCAAGATGCTGTCACTGGAGAAGGCTGACATGTGCATTCAGAACCCTCTCTACGGCTCAGACCTGCAGTATACCAACCGG GTGGACAAAGTTATCATCAACCCTTACTTTGGCCTTGGTGCTCCGGATTACTCTAAAATCCAGATCCCTAAGAGAGAAAAGTGGCAGCACGGCTCTAACAGTGTGACAGAGGACAA gGAGCGTCAGTGGGTGGATGACTTTCCCCTCCACCGCAGTGCCTGTGAAGGCGACACAGAGCTGCTCACCAAGCTCCTGGAAAGTGGCTTCTCAGTCAAACAGCTGGACAGCGACCACTGGGCCCCCATCCATTACGCCTGCTG GTATGGTAAAGTGGAGGCGACCAAGCTACTGCTGGAGAAGGGAAACTGTAACCCCAACCTGCTGAATGGCCAGCTGAGCTCCCCGCTGCACTTTGCTGCTGGAGGGGGCCACTCACAGATAGTACAGATTCTGCTCCAGCATCCTGAGATAGACCGG CACATAGAGGATCAGCAAAAGAGATCACCCATGCAAATCTGTGAAGAGAACAAGCAGAACGAATGGGAGGAGACAGTGAAACTCTTACAGCAAGCCAATAACAAACCA TACGAGAAGGTGCGCATCTACCGCATGGATGGCTCGTACCGCTCGGTGGAGCTGAAGCACGGCAACAACACATCAGTGCAGCAGATCATGGAGGGCATGCGGCTCTCCAAGGACACCCAGCAGTACTTCACCATCTGGATTTGCTCCGAGAATCTCA aCCTGCAGCTGAAGCCCTACCACAAGCCACTGCAGCACCTGCGTATCTGGACTGAGATCGTCACTGACCTCACTGTCCTGGACCCCCAGAGGGAGAACCCACAGCTCTTCCTCCGTAGAGATGTCCGTCTGCCCCTCGACATTGAGAAAAAG ATTGAGGACCCCCTGTCCATCCTGATCCTGTTTGACGAGGCCAGACACTGCCTCCTCAAGGGCTTCTTCCCCTCCCCAGACAGCAAGCTGATCACCCTGGCCAGCCTTCTGTTGCAGATCATCTATGGAAACTATGAGAGCAAGAAGCACAAGCAGGGTTTCCTTAA TGAGGAAAACCTGAAATCTATTGTCCCGATATCCAAGGTGAAAAGCAAAGCGCATCATTGGACAAACAGGATTCTTCATGAGTATAAG AACCTCAGTATGAGTGAGGGTGTGAGCAAAGAGATGCACCACCTCCAGAGGCTCTTCCTGCAGAACTGCTGGGACATCCCAACATATGGTGCTGCCTTCTTCACGGGCCAGGTCTTCACCAAGGCTAGCTCCAGCAACCACAAAGTCATCCGCGTCTTCGTGGGTGTCAACACCAAGGGCCTGCACCTCATGAACATGGAAACCAAG GTCCTTCTTATCAGTCTGGAGTATGGCTCTTTCATGTGGCAGCTCGGGCACGCTGATCAGTACTTCCAGATTCACAGTCTGGAAAACAAGATGAACTTCATTGTGCACACCAAACAG GCTGGCCTTATTGTTAAACTGTTAATGAAGTTGAGTGGACAAATGACTCCAAATGACAGAAGTTTAACAGACAAGTATGCATATGGTTGA